Sequence from the Nilaparvata lugens isolate BPH unplaced genomic scaffold, ASM1435652v1 scaffold4625, whole genome shotgun sequence genome:
ttttgatagcttgatgatataaaaatcgaaaaaaattggaaaatatcaccagtagaaggtttatttttagcctttgaaCAGCCTTAATATTACTGTACATCAAATATACCGGCTTAGctatcatctatagaaggcagtgtcgaggcagagaatcagcaacgttgttctcctttCTCTTCAAGTGCCCACTCCAATGCGGAGGTTGACtatcattattgaataatataacgAAAAGAAATATCCATTGTCTTAGTAGTGTACTATTTAGAATTGTTTGTTCATGATTGCTtgatatattttcatatatCCATTATATGGAAATTACagagatattgcaattaatcAAAAGCTGAAtaatcaatgattatgattaaacGGAAATCGAAAttaaattacagtatttaatttcgatttccgtttaataattataatctatccATTAGTTCATGATCATTCTAGAActtaattattatgtaattattattgaacgaaaatcctaaataaatgctgtaaatcaccccgaagacttctgctactgcagacattgacaacaggtttaacagctagatggaaattcgatgagaacagtagcagaagtcttcggggtgatttacagcatttatttaggattttcgtttaataataattatatattaattagcatttgaataaatgcattatctatttaattccatctttaattccatctgttgattattaatttaaatcgattatgaaatgaaataataatagttgttCAATGAACTTACCAGATTCAATGCCCCTCTTTCGCTATCCACAGAATCCAAGACTTCGCTGCTTCCGCTATCACTGATgtcttcatcttcatcactGTCTACACCGATGGTTCCTGATTCGTTGGGTCTGATATTTTTATGATCGACGTCTCTCAGGTCTTCTTTATcttcatccacctcctccttgATTTCCTCTGCAAACAAACAAAAACGTTGATAAATTTAGGATTaggtattagaaaatattaaaaataaatatttattgaccgagcgaagtgaggtctaatattcaagtcgacggttttgcatttctctttatgtttaaatgtttatatgttcatttTAAACTTACATAAGCTCATCACAGTATTAAGTTATAATGTTTGATATTGATTTTGTGGGTGTATATATTATCTAGATGACTTACGAGGTAACACATCTTGAAAATGACGACTTACGAGGTCTTACaagttttcacttttcatctgGCTTTAGTTACAAGGAATCACAATTCAACTTAAAACATTGTTGTTGACCATTATAGAATAATGTAAATGGTactatttataataatgaagCACAATTTTATTGGatctcaaaatttttattcgaaATCTATCTATAAACAGATTAAGTACATGAAGCTGCAATATTAATACATCGGGTTGTTATTAACTTATAGCTATGGTgataaaaatgtatgaaaatataaagtttgtcaatcattattattattagacaaTATTTTCAGTACAAAGTTACATTGACATTTATATTAGGCTATTGGAtcctaactttcaataaaaataaatcatcaaAGCATGGTTACATGATTGGATAACACATAGCTAAACCTTAGCAGGCATCAATGGTATTTATAGGCCTCATACAGTAACATGAGTTGATGAACACATTATtgcaatgaaaataaaagaagaaaGCATGTCCATATAAAAGGAAGCACAGTatctcaaattattataaaataaaagttaTAAGTCTGAAGTTATACATGCTCATCATTTATACTTAGACATTGAATACTAAACTTCCAAGTAAAAATCATACAATGCAAGCTTTATGGTTGGACAACACAAAACTAATCCTCAGCAGGCTTCAACGGTGGCCTCAAACAATAACCAAATTTAATGAGCAtatcatttcaaaaaaataattaaaaataaaagagaattcATGTCAATATAAGTACACCAATGGTCATTTATACTAATACATGGTCATTCATACTAAGATATTAAATACTAAAGCGCCAAGTAATACATAGtcatttacataaaaattttcaatacaaaACCTCAAAGTAAAATGCTTGTTTCATGATTGGACAAAACAAAACTTCAGCAGACTTTAATGGTGGTTATTTATAGGCCTCATACAATAAccaaaattaatgaattattgcaaaaaattgaattaaaatgaaaaagagagCATGTCACCAATGTCAAATGAAGTATgtctattataaattaatattatagtaaCAAGTGATAAAGATAGAAATAATAGTAAATAAGTAATAGATAGGGCCAACAATTCAGATGGAAGTGGACTCCATACATGCCATTATCAGTAAAAAAAacttatcaaaataaaatttaaaataaaataaagtcaTGTCAATATAAGTACACCAATGGTCATTTATACTAATACATGGTCATTTATACTAAGATATTGAATACTAAAGCTCCAAGTAATACATAGtcatttacataaaaattttcaatacaaaACCTCAAAGTAAAATGCTTGTTTCATGATTGGACAAAACAAAACTTCAGCAGACTTCAATGGTGGTTATTTATAGGCCTCATACAATAACCAAAATTAATGAATTCTTGCAAAAAAtcgaattaaaatgaaaaagagagCATGTCATCAATGTCAAATGAAGTATgtctattattaattaatattatagtaacaagtaataaaaatagaaataatagtaAATAAGTCATAGATAGGGCCAACAATTCAGATGGAAGTGGACTCCATACATGCCATTATCAGTAAAAAAAacttatcaaaataaaatttcaaagatGAAAGCCCTTATCTAATTTATTCATAAGCTATAGTATCATAGAATGGATGGCAGTCTGTAGGTATCACTGATTTAAGTTGCTGCAAGTGGGTCCATttagtttttgttatttttagtgGTTCTTTGTGTAGTTGTTTGAATTGAGCTAATTTAGCAACAGTGTTCCTCCGTTTTCTTTGAGGAATAGCAagaaattcattatcaaatgaTTTTGTTTTGACTGAAATCTCACCATCTTTGTAGCGAATCACTCTTATATCTGTCACCACAGGATCACCTGGTTTTCTACCAGGTCTAATACTATCATACATCAATAGGTCTGCCTTAGCAAAGTTTTTCACAAAGTCGTAGGTGAGTTCCTTTTGTTCAATAGGGCTTGGATTTGATCTGGCACATGCTGCCAGCCTTATATAGTCACTTGGTAAGTGGATTGGCTGATTgttgattttgttttcaatcaTGGCATGTATTGAGTCCACTTCCATCTGAGTATGGCCTTTTTCCAAAAACTTTTGTTGTATTTCAACATCATGTTCCTTGCTGAAAGATAACAGAGCATTTGCCATTATCACATTTCTATTTTGGCTAGTGCAACCATCACTCCAAATAACAATAGGAGTCTTCTCATCTTTATTCCACCGATTCTCTAAAAAGTCTATTACACAGCTGGCAAAGGTTGATGCTGATAAGTCAGCTTGTGTCTCATTGAACCAAAATGATTTTGCAAAATGAGACTTCATctcataaattgaaaaattgtgacagactaattttgttttgaaGTATAGAGCTGATGCATTTAAACTTGGACACACCTTCACTGCTTGGACATCTTGGCTAATGACAAATAGAGAACCTTCATCAGCTTTCAGCTTGTCATCAGCTTTTTCTTGTCTGGCCCTATCTTTCAATTTAACATGTTCAATGTAATCTTCTTCACTGATTAGTCCAGCATCTTTTGCAACACAAAAGTCACATCTGTCTTTTTTTGGCTGCTGAAATGATAGTTTTTTGCTATGGATTATCTTGTAAAATGTGCATGTGGACAACGGTTTTATTGGTTCTTCATCATTTTCACACTGCCTTTTATATTCTGCATAGACATCTGCCATTCGGTTTCCAAATACTGGCTCAATATACAGCTTTGAAGAGTCCCTCCTACAATAGTGAGCTGGTAGTTTGGGCATGTTGTCCAAAAATTCATTCAGCTTTGCTGCAGCTCTTGGGTTATTCTCACCAAGCCCTCTTCTTGGTCTAGCTACTTTTGCAGGTGTGATTGCATGCCCTTGAGCAGCATTGGTGGAATCTGCTGCCCAATTCTTGACTGTCCACTCCCCTAAAGCGAAGGTATTTAAGAAAAAGGGTTTACAAACTTTATGAACTACACCATTTGTGGTTTTAACAGTGTATGTTAATGTTGACTTCCGCCTTGAAGCTGCTCCTGGATTCTTGACACTCTTCTTCATTCCACAGCTCACCAATGAGGCAATATAGGTCTTTTTCTGACCCCAAGATAAATTTGTCCAGAAGTCTCTGAAAATAGTTTCTCTCTCATCATTTGAAACTTCATTACAGGTTCTCCCAGATCTTTGACATCCCCTACCTTGGCATCTTGGTcctaattttcttgattttctctcttttcctcttttacttttcccactttcttcttttttccatcCAGTGTATTGTTTCCCTTGTTCACGGAGCTTTTTATTTTTGGAATCAAACCACTCTTCACGTTTTGCTTGGCCTTTTCTATTTCTTTTATTGATGAACCTACCCAaagcattattttcaattaattcttcTTGATTCACATCAATGATGTCATCTAAAGAGCTTTGTTCTGATACAACATAATCTGGATCATCTGCAGCTGCTTCATCATTACTTCCATATTCTTCATCACATAGATTAATATTGGTTTCTTGAGGCAGAAATGAAGAAATTTGGTCACAGGCAGTTTCAGATTCTTTTATACTTTCTTCCACGATgacatcattatttttattaatcacAATTTGGCAATTTCCAGTTCCAGGCTCTTTCATAATCTCTTCCATGATGTCgatgttattatttttacaagttttgtttggACTTGAACTGTAACTGTGTTCAATTTCAATAGAACTACAAGATTCCAAAAAGTTACAATCACGACTGTTTTCTTCATCTAAATTACTTGTACAAGTAGTCATTGTTGGGGTTGAAGCTGTTCTTGAAGGTCTGTCAGCTTCTATTTCAGGATTGACTGGCAGAAAAGTAGTAGCATCCATGATGAGATTATCTTCACTGTCAACAATTTTATAATAGGCAGTTTCATCTTCTCTTATGCATGTTTCCTCAGTGACGTTTTCACAAGTTTTGTGTGGGCTTGAGCTGCAATTGTGTGGAATTAAAGATGCTCTTGAAGTTCCATTCTCAGTTAATTCTATTTGAGCAGAAGGGCAATTATGTAGATCACTCATCCAATCATCGATCCATCCATCATCATCCAGGTCTACACCCATCAGATTCTGTTGGCTGGTTTCAAGAGGATccatattttctgaaaaaaaaccCTTTGTTGAGGTTTACACTACTGGAAAGTGAAACCTTGTAAGTTAACACTACTGAAAAGTGAAACCTTGTAAGTTGTATTGAGGTTTGAGTTTGTTTTTTGCTGTTGAAATAATCATCTTAGGCTAGGGTTACAATACTTTCCTATCAAAACGACTAATACAGTTATCAATAATGCTTCACTCATAACACTTACCTGATTGAATAGGCTAGAAATGTAACGAAAACCAGACAGCTACATCAAGACACAGACTGCACCATTAGATTCATACAGGATCTCTGTTACTTACGAGGTTACTCCATTCATTTGCAGTGCCTTCTTGATACCTCACATACGAGGTATTTTTAGATTGCTTATTTTTcagactaaataatttttctgatTTACGAGGTTAATCTAGTTCGAAGCAGCTGATTTTTCTACAAATTAACACATCCATATCACAATTGAGGAAAATTACGACTTACGAGGTTTCACTTCTAAGCCATCGGGTTCCCCTCTGACCAAAATTGTAGACAATGCTTTATTCCTAcggaagacaatttttttggctttttggaattgaaaatgCCAATCAGTAGTTCTTCTCAATACCTCGTCAGACAGTTGTTTCTATTCCAACACCTCACATTCTTCTCCAAGATGAATCACTGTTGTATACTTTCGGAAAATGTCCAAATACTGGTCTGGATTTTCAATCACACTTTTGGATTTGAACTGGCGTTCAAGAATTCCAAAAAACCCTGTCAGGTGGAATGAATGAGTGTCCTACAATGGGGAAAGAAAGGACAACTTATTTCCCTTTCATTACCATGGTATCaaattttctcaggaaaattttCTCTTGtgttttttcttgaataataggcttcaaatagtgaaaatatgtcaaaatttccaaaaaaaatatttattgttattaagataattattgttgaatatttttttcaatagtcCAATAAGATAAacattataaaacaagaaaaacattaaaattaaaattcagttacaaaaaattgaaacacaAATATCATGAGAGTAAGATaaaagtgaatatttttttcaataagtcCAATAAGATGAacattataaaacaagaaaaatattagaattaaaattcagTTACAAATACAGTGAATATCGTTTATAGTGACCTTCAAGGGACCATCAGTTTTGGGTCACTATAACCGATAGTCACTATATCCGATACTAGGCTCAGGAAGTACTAAAGTATACATTAGTGAAAAAACAGCATAAATAATGACACTCACGTTTTCGTTGCAGCATTTTATTCCAGGTAAACACACTTTCCAAACTGAAACGtcctttatattattataatgtactgtaaatttttaataatttttatgaaaattgaaacgaAGTCACATTCAAATGAAAGTCCCGGTTAATACAGTATACAAATATGGCCCGTTCAAAAACTTCAGTAGGCTacttcataaattttattttagtttgaaaataattcaatgtttcataaaaaaaaacttgaactcaaaataagaaaaaattgaactcaaaaaaatgttaaaattagGTCTTTTTCAAAAAGTCTGtaattttcgtttgttttttgcactttgaattattgtagtacGATGTTTGAAACTGTTTCTCTAGAttaaatagaacattttttgttgcttcATCTGCTGTATTTGTGACACTAAGAAATTGGCAAATTGTCTTGATCGCTTTACAAGCTTCAGTCAGTGTTGGTGGATTGatttcctcatcattatcattgtCTTTCTCAGTGTTTGTAACGTCATCTTCTTCTCTCAAAGTCGAAGTCAGCAATTCCTCATCACTTACAGCTGCCGTCGTTTCCAAATCCTTGTCTACTTCTTCATACTCTTCAAAGAAACCATGAGACACTGGTTGAGCCAAACTTCTCCCCCATTCTTGTAACGACTCTTCTGTGCATGCAGATTCAATAATGTTATCAGACTGCATTAAAAATCCTGCATGTCTGAAACAGTTTTTCACTGTAATGGATGTGACTTCATTCCAAGCTCTTTCTAACATTGTAATTGCGTCGAGTACAGAGACTTTTGTTTCACATCCTTCATCCAAATCTTGAATGATTTGTAGAATGAGACGTTTccgatagttgactttcagagATCTTATAACACCTTGATCCAAGGGTTGCAAAACAGATGTTGTATTAGGCGGGAGGAACACCAACTTTATAGATGTAAGATTTTCAACATGTGGATGTGCTGGACAGTTATCTAccatcaacaatattttatcatttttcaatttcagttcaTTGTCCCATTTTCGTAGCCAGGAAGCGAACAATTCACTTGTCATCCACGCTCTTTTGTTACTTTCATATGTTACTGGcaataaattaacatttttgaaacaaCGAGGTTTAGCACTTTTCCCTATAACCATCAGCTTGCGCTTATCACTCCCATCCATATTCACGGCAACTAAAACAGTTAGTCTGTCTTTTGACAATTTCCCCCCCGTGCacttttcacctttgaaacgtAATGTTTTTTCAGGAGTCAGTTTGAAGAAAATTCCAGTTTCATCAGCATTGTAAATTTTTTCATCTGGATAAATATCACATAATTTTGGCCACACATTGTTTAACCAGTTTTCAGGAATACCAGTTGGAACTGCTGCTGCCTCACCACTTATTCTACCACTTGTGATTGCATGGCGCTGGCGAAATCGTTGTATCCATGCAGATGTAATATCGCGAGGTCTACCCAACTTCTCAGCCAAATCATTTGCTTTACTCTGCAAAATTGGACCGCTTATAGGAATATTATTCGCTCTTTGTATCTTGAACCATTTCAGCAACGCTTGATCTACGTCATTGTTTTGACTAGGACGAAGTTTTTTTGATTTCATAGAACTTGTCTCGAAGCTCTGCTTAATTTTATCGCGATTTTTCCATATTACCGAAATTGTTGAATGTCCAACCCCTAATTCCTTCGCTATGTCCCTATTTGCTTCGCCATTCTCAATTCGCCAAATGATGTGCGATTTTTCTTCAATAGTGAAAGTCTTACGGGAAGAAGCCATATTATCAACACTGTATACAATTTAAAATAAGAGTTCTGTTTGTAAAATTTAATGAAACATGCACTACACACACTAATATAACACACACTTTACAGTAACAATCCAATCACACATCAAACCGAAATACTGTAGGATGCAACCGAACCGAACGAAAGGCTGAATTGAACTGAATGtctgaataggcctataatgtTCAGAGGAATGCACATTTCACGATTTCGTAATAAAAGACTGACCAGTAATACGGCTCAACTAGAATAAATACAGACATGATGATTCCTGTCTGGAGAACATCCTGTTTACTTAACGTTTCGTCATTATATACGAtattattttcctcattttgatAGAAATCCGGTCATAATAGTGTGATTATAATCGATGTCACTATAAGCGATATAATAAAGCATTGTACGCATAGCAAACCAAACAAGGGGCAGCTTTCCGGTCACTATATCCGATAGGTCATTATAGCCGATGTCATAATAAACGATATTCACTGTAATTGAAACACAAATAACATGAGAtgaaagtgaatatttttttcaataagtcCAATAAGATAAACATTAtaaaacaagagaaaaattaaaattcagttacaaaaaattgaaacagtCAATTTCGTATGACATTCTGTTCACAATTGCAGATCATAATATATCTCTCAACTCTTCCAGTACAGATGGAGGGAATGCACTTCACTTTCGGTGGAAGTCACTAAAACAGTTCCTATTTTTTACAATGCAGAGGGGTACAGAACACTTGCTGCACTTTATGAAAGAGTAACCTTTTGGGCAATTTCTGCATCTCCTTTGTTTTTCCTGATACTCTGGCCAATGTGACACACCATCAAACTGTACATCTGCTACAGGTCCAGGAGCTGCAGGCGGCTTTCTTTTTTGAAGAGGTGTAGCAGGTTGTGAAGACGATGGTCGGCCTCTCTTCCGTTCTTGCTTCCCAGCTTTTGCCAAGGCTTGGGCAATATTTGAGTGGAATTAAAGTAATGTGTATTCCACCTTTCTCCCTTTTTGTTCTTGGTGCCTCCTGTAAAGGAGCCAGGCATTCACAACTGAAACACCAATACACTATCCTAGTGTACCATTTCCTCGATTTTATGTCTATACGATATATTTCTAAAAGCATGTCTGCCTTATCCACACCACCCATAAATTTGTTATACTCTTTCACAATTTGTGCCTGTGGAATAACCACAGATTTCTTCTGAGATGAATCCCACCGTTTGCAAGTTGTCTCTGGTTCCACAGCTACATATGTTGATATaaaatttatctcttttctgtcgAACCATCGTACTAGAGATAAGTTGTTTTTTGTTTCCACACGCCAGTCCATACTACCTCGACCCTGCTTTTTTAGGCTGGCCTCACTTTGTAGGGGACACTTGCCTATTCTGTCTTTTCTTATAGTCCCCAGAGACAATATTCGTTTTTCTTTCAAAGCAACAGCTAGCTGTAGAGAAGAAAACCAGTTATCatggaaaactttgaaatttttaccATCTGGTAGGTCTTCACATAATTCCATCACAATGTCACCTGAAAATCCCAGTCCATACTCCTTGCATGATCCCTTTCCCATATATATACGGAAACTATACATAATACCTGAACACCCTGCTCTAGTAAACACTTTGAATCCCCATTTATGAGGTTTACTCTTGATGTATTGCTTCAAGAAGCTACGCCCTTTGAATGGAATTATCTGTTCATCCACTGAACTGTGTTCTTCCTGaggtattttttttaaattttcagatATGAAATCCAATAGTGGACgaattttgaaaagtttgtcATGTGTTGGATCTGCCCGAGGCTTTTGCTGTAGGTTATCATTGAAGTGAAGATACCTCATAAGTTCACGAAATCTGTTCCTAGTCATGATATCTGCAACTGGCGCATATCTACATTCATTTGACCAGTACATATTTATATTGGGCATTTTAGCAATGGCTGTCAGAAGAAGGAGTCCAATAAGTTGCTCTATCTCTTTAGGGGTACTATTTAAAACAACCCCATTTGTTTGGTGAGCATAAATGTTTGACTGGTTAGAGATATGTGAAAAAATGTCtttggaaaatattgaaaggAAGTATTCTAATGGTGTCTCTACATCTAAAGGAGGAGGTGGAATACTATCAGTCCACTTACATTCTGGTACTTCAAagtcaattttttcaaagtgcCACTCAAGAtttgttttccttttctttGAAGTTGTCACTACACTCCCCAAAGTAGATGATGTGGACGCCTCTGCCAATGCAGATGATGTGAAAGCCTCACCCAATGCAGTTGCTGTGGAAGGCTCCGGATCCTGATCTTGAAAAATTCCATCACCACTTTCATTGCACTGTAAATCTTCTTGAAGAATCCTATTTGCAGAGCTGATTACTATTTCTTCACCTTTTATTTTCTCTGTAGCAATAACATTGTCTGCAAGGCACAGCAGTTCATCATCGTCAATATCTGACTGTATTTCACTGCACTCAGATAGATTTGTGTCAAAATCCACATAAATAAGTTCTGGATCTATTTTGTTATCCAttctgaaaagaaaaaaatgcaGAATAATATCCTAGGTAGAAAATGTAAGCTCATAAAAAAGAAATCTCATTCTATGAATTCTgtatcaatacaatataataaggTTGATTCACTCACCTGAAGTGCCGCTGTTGTTGTGGAACAACACACTATTTCAATgtgaataacaattattcaatttcattatagAACCTGGAAAGAGCTCAAATAAGATATtctgaatattaattattcgaTTTGTAGAGATAACCATACATAAtcacttttttaattaatgaaaactcaaaaaaattacaagcaCTACCACACAGGTAAATTACGATCATAACCTCTCAACATTGGAGCAAGAATACAAAAACATGTGTTACAGACTAACGCTTCCTTGTGGCAAAATGACAAACTAGAAGCTTGTTGCTATCAAGCAACACTGGCCTTTCCTGGGTAGGAATAGAAATAATTCGTAAAAACTCTGAATAAAAACGTGTTGTTCAGGAACAACACTGGTAATTAAAGGGACAAGTAAATATCGCTGGTACCTATGGCTTTTTAATGATTTCCTAGTCTAATATATGGCGTGGCTATGTTATCTCTGTGTCTAGTTAGATGTGCATGCTGATGATAGTGTTGTttaaaatcatttatattttttaacatAAATCAGATTATAGTAAATGTACATAGATGGAAGAGTCATAATATTTAGTTCAATAAAGCTATTTTACAAGTTTCATCTCTCTTCAGGCCAACTATGCAACGAATAGCTTTTTTCTGccatacaattatttttttcatctcACTACTGTTACCCCACAGTCAAAATCCATAATTAAGTTGGGAGTGGAAAAGACCA
This genomic interval carries:
- the LOC120355756 gene encoding tigger transposable element-derived protein 4-like, whose protein sequence is MASSRKTFTIEEKSHIIWRIENGEANRDIAKELGVGHSTISVIWKNRDKIKQSFETSSMKSKKLRPSQNNDVDQALLKWFKIQRANNIPISGPILQSKANDLAEKLGRPRDITSAWIQRFRQRHAITSGRISGEAAAVPTGIPENWLNNVWPKLCDIYPDEKIYNADETGIFFKLTPEKTLRFKGEKCTGGKLSKDRLTVLVAVNMDGSDKRKLMVIGKSAKPRCFKNVNLLPVTYESNKRAWMTSELFASWLRKWDNELKLKNDKILLMVDNCPAHPHVENLTSIKLVFLPPNTTSVLQPLDQGVIRSLKVNYRKRLILQIIQDLDEGCETKVSVLDAITMLERAWNEVTSITVKNCFRHAGFLMQSDNIIESACTEESLQEWGRSLAQPVSHGFFEEYEEVDKDLETTAAVSDEELLTSTLREEDDVTNTEKDNDNDEEINPPTLTEACKAIKTICQFLSVTNTADEATKNVLFNLEKQFQTSYYNNSKCKKQTKITDFLKKT
- the LOC120355757 gene encoding uncharacterized protein LOC120355757; its protein translation is MDPLETSQQNLMGVDLDDDGWIDDWMSDLHNCPSAQIELTENGTSRASLIPHNCSSSPHKTCENVTEETCIREDETAYYKIVDSEDNLIMDATTFLPVNPEIEADRPSRTASTPTMTTCTSNLDEENSRDCNFLESCSSIEIEHSYSSSPNKTCKNNNIDIMEEIMKEPGTGNCQIVINKNNDVIVEESIKESETACDQISSFLPQETNINLCDEEYGSNDEAAADDPDYVVSEQSSLDDIIDVNQEELIENNALGRFINKRNRKGQAKREEWFDSKNKKLREQGKQYTGWKKEESGKSKRGKERKSRKLGPRCQGRGCQRSGRTCNEVSNDERETIFRDFWTNLSWGQKKTYIASLVSCGMKKSVKNPGAASRRKSTLTYTVKTTNGVVHKVCKPFFLNTFALGEWTVKNWAADSTNAAQGHAITPAKVARPRRGLGENNPRAAAKLNEFLDNMPKLPAHYCRRDSSKLYIEPVFGNRMADVYAEYKRQCENDEEPIKPLSTCTFYKIIHSKKLSFQQPKKDRCDFCVAKDAGLISEEDYIEHVKLKDRARQEKADDKLKADEGSLFVISQDVQAVKVCPSLNASALYFKTKLVCHNFSIYEMKSHFAKSFWFNETQADLSASTFASCVIDFLENRWNKDEKTPIVIWSDGCTSQNRNVIMANALLSFSKEHDVEIQQKFLEKGHTQMEVDSIHAMIENKINNQPIHLPSDYIRLAACARSNPSPIEQKELTYDFVKNFAKADLLMYDSIRPGRKPGDPVVTDIRVIRYKDGEISVKTKSFDNEFLAIPQRKRRNTVAKLAQFKQLHKEPLKITKTKWTHLQQLKSVIPTDCHPFYDTIAYE